A region of Cucumis melo cultivar AY chromosome 2, USDA_Cmelo_AY_1.0, whole genome shotgun sequence DNA encodes the following proteins:
- the LOC103502740 gene encoding uncharacterized protein LOC103502740 isoform X2, which translates to MSWSAGDWICNVCQNVNFKKREACHRCGYPKYGGPDPSTYSYNKTEALAGDWYCTTVSCGAHNYASRPNCFRCGAFKSVYPGDYGAYMMGSDQYGSDASIPPGWKSGDWICPRMGCGVHNYASRMECFKCKTPRDFGGAV; encoded by the exons ATGAGTTGGTCAGCAGGAGATTGGATATGCAACGTTTGCCAGAACGTAAACTTCAAAAAAAGAGAAGCATGCCATCGATGTGGTTACCCCAAGTATGGAGGCCCAGATCCATCAACTTACAGTTACAACAAGACGGAGGCGTTGGCTGGAGATTGGTACTGCACCACCGTCAGCTGTGGAGCTCACAATTACGCCAGCCGCCCCAACTGCTTTAGATGTGGTGCATTTAAGTCCGTGTATCCCGGTGATTACGGCGCCTACATGATGGGTTCGGATCAGTATGGATCCGATGCAAGCATCCCACCTGGATGGAAATCTGGAGACTGGATTTGCCCTAG AATGGGATGCGGAGTACATAATTATGCAAGCAGAATGGAGTGCTTTAAATGCAAAACACCAAGAGATTTCG GTGGTGCAGTGTAA
- the LOC103502740 gene encoding uncharacterized protein LOC103502740 isoform X1, whose protein sequence is MSWSAGDWICNVCQNVNFKKREACHRCGYPKYGGPDPSTYSYNKTEALAGDWYCTTVSCGAHNYASRPNCFRCGAFKSVYPGDYGAYMMGSDQYGSDASIPPGWKSGDWICPRMGCGVHNYASRMECFKCKTPRDFGHLGV, encoded by the exons ATGAGTTGGTCAGCAGGAGATTGGATATGCAACGTTTGCCAGAACGTAAACTTCAAAAAAAGAGAAGCATGCCATCGATGTGGTTACCCCAAGTATGGAGGCCCAGATCCATCAACTTACAGTTACAACAAGACGGAGGCGTTGGCTGGAGATTGGTACTGCACCACCGTCAGCTGTGGAGCTCACAATTACGCCAGCCGCCCCAACTGCTTTAGATGTGGTGCATTTAAGTCCGTGTATCCCGGTGATTACGGCGCCTACATGATGGGTTCGGATCAGTATGGATCCGATGCAAGCATCCCACCTGGATGGAAATCTGGAGACTGGATTTGCCCTAG AATGGGATGCGGAGTACATAATTATGCAAGCAGAATGGAGTGCTTTAAATGCAAAACACCAAGAGATTTCG GTCACTTGGGTGTGTGA
- the LOC103502738 gene encoding pentatricopeptide repeat-containing protein At1g08070, chloroplastic — translation MALSSPSLLLSPSFHVLPSSDPPYRVLQEHPALKLLSKCQNIRTFKQIHAHIIKTGLHNTHFALSKLIEFSAVSRSGDISYAISLFSSIEDPNLFIWNSMIRGLSMSLSPVLALVFFVRMIYSGVEPNSYTFPFLLKSCAKLASAREGKQIHAHVLKLGFVSDVFIHTSLINMYAQSGEMNNAQLIFDQSNFRDAISFTALIAGYALWGYMDRARQLFDEMPVKDVVSWNAMIAGYAQMGRSKEALLLFEDMRKENVPPNESTIVSVLSACAQSNALDLGNSMRSWIEDRGLRSNLKLVNALIDMYSKCGDLPTARELFDDMPERDVISWNVMIGGYTHMCSYKEALALFREMLASGVEPTEITFLSILPSCAHLGAIDLGKWIHAYINKNFNSVSTSLSTSLIDLYAKCGNIVAARQVFDGMNIKSLASWNAMICGLAMHGQADEAFELFSKMSSDGIEPNEITFVGVLSACKHAGLVDLGHQIFSSMVQDYKISPKSQHYGCMIDLLGRAGLFEEAESLIQNMEVKPDGAIWGSLLGACRDHGRVELGELVAERLFELEPDNPGAYVLLSNIYAGAGKWDDVARIRTRLNDRGMKKVPGCTTIEVDNVVHEFLVGDKVHPQSEDIYKMLEEVDKQLKVFGFVADTSEVLYDMDEEWKEGTLSHHSEKLAIAFGLISTKPDFIYLNIACRNLLYTSGLKQGSTTLKHLKIIVYNKPLSKVKNCVSLLRKTFGCTMDLD, via the exons ATGGCGCTTTCTTCTCCTTCACTCCTTCTTTCACCCTCTTTCCATGTCCTTCCCTCTTCCGATCCGCCTTATAGGGTCCTTCAAGAACACCCAGCTCTCAAGCTTCTCTCCAAATGCCAAAACATTCGAACTTTCAAACAAATCCACGCTCACATCATCAAAACTGGCCTCCACAACACCCACTTCGCTCTCAGCAAGCTCATCGAGTTCTCTGCTGTTTCACGCTCTGGTGATATCTCTTACGCCATCTCCCTGTTTAGTTCCATCGAAGATCCCAATTTGTTTATTTGGAATTCCATGATTCGAGGGCTTTCGATGAGTCTGTCGCCAGTTCTGGCCTTGGTTTTCTTCGTCCGAATGATTTATTCCGGGGTTGAGCCGAATTCTTATACGTTCCCTTTTCTTTTGAAGTCTTGTGCTAAGCTTGCCTCTGCCCGTGAAGGGAAACAGATTCATGCCCATGTTTTGAAGCTTGGGTTTGTGTCTGATGTGTTCATTCATACTTCGCTTATCAATATGTATGCGCAAAGTGGCGAAATGAATAATGCCCAATTGATTTTTGATCAAAGTAATTTCAGGGATGCGATTTCTTTCACTGCATTAATAGCTGGCTATGCGTTGTGGGGTTATATGGATCGTGCTCGGCAACTGTTTGACGAAATGCCTGTGAAAGATGTGGTGTCTTGGAATGCTATGATTGCTGGCTATGCACAAATGGGTCGTTCCAAAGAGGCGTTATTATTGTTTGAAGATATGAGGAAAGAAAATGTCCCCCCAAATGAAAGTACTATTGTGTCTGTTCTTTCTGCTTGTGCTCAGTCAAATGCACTTGATTTAGGAAACTCAATGCGCTCTTGGATTGAAGATCGTGGGCTTCGTTCAAATCTTAAGCTTGTTAATGCCCTTATTGATATGTATTCCAAGTGTGGTGATCTTCCGACTGCTCGCGAATTATTTGATGATATGCCTGAAAGAGATGTGATCTCATGGAATGTTATGATCGGAGGTTACACTCATATGTGTAGCTATAAAGAAGCTTTAGCGCTCTTCCGTGAGATGCTAGCCTCAGGTGTTGAGCCTACTGAGATTACTTTCCTTAGCATTCTTCCATCTTGTGCTCATTTAGGTGCTATTGACCTTGGTAAGTGGATACATGCTTATATAAACAAAAACTTCAACTCAGTCAGTACCTCTCTTTCGACGAGTCTGATAGATTTGTATGCTAAATGCGGTAATATAGTGGCGGCACGACAGGTCTTTGATGGTATGAATATCAAAAGCTTGGCTTCTTGGAATGCTATGATATGTGGGTTAGCAATGCATGGACAAGCAGATGAGGCTTTTGAGCTTTTCTCAAAAATGTCTAGTGATGGAATTGAACCAAATGAGATAACCTTTGTTGGTGTTTTATCTGCTTGTAAACATGCTGGTTTGGTTGATCTCGGACACCAAATTTTCAGCTCTATGGTTCAAGACTATAAGATATCTCCTAAATCCCAACATTACGGGTGCATGATAGATCTTCTTGGGCGAGCTGGGTTGTTCGAGGAAGCAGAGTCCTTGATACAAAATATGGAAGTGAAACCAGACGGAGCCATTTGGGGTTCCCTTCTTGGAGCATGTAGAGACCATGGACGAGTCGAGTTGGGAGAATTAGTCGCGGAACGTCTTTTCGAACTCGAGCCAGATAATCCTGGAGCGTATGTGCTTTTATCCAACATATATGCAGGAGCTGGTAAATGGGATGATGTAGCAAGAATAAGAACAAGATTGAACGACAGGGGAATGAAAAAAGTTCCTGGTTGTACCACAATTGAAGTCGATAACGTCGTTCATGAGTTCCTAGTTGGGGACAAAGTTCATCCACAAAGTGAAGATATTTACAAGATGTTGGAAGAAGTAGACAAACAATTAAAGGTATTTGGATTTGTGGCAGATACTTCTGAGGTATTATATGACATGGATGAAGAATGGAAAGAAGGAACTCTAAGTCACCACAGTGAGAAATTAGCAATTGCTTTTGGATTGATAAGTACAAAACCAG ATTTTATTTATCTGAATATTGCGTGCCGTAATCTCCTATATACATCCGGATTGAAGCAAGGCAGTACAACACTCAAGCATCTCAAGATTATAGTTTACAACAAACCTCTGAGTAAAGTAAAGAACTGTGTAAGTTTACTTAGAAAAACATTTGGTTGTACTATGGATCTTGACTAA